The region TATAAACCTCAGATTGGGGCAGTGCCACTGCTTCAATCAATCCTTTATTATATATGTGGCTTAATAAAGGTGAAACACCGTGATAACGTAGGCCACCTGCATGTATAGCTGGGGGTATGAAATTGTGTCCCAATGTATACATTTTCATTATAGGTGTTAACTTGGCTGTATCCCCATAATCATAAGTATAGTTTCCCTTGGTTAGTGTTGGGCATGCCATTGGTTCTACTGCTATGGCTCTAACATCTTTCCCGTTTAGCTTATCTGCAATAAAGGGAAAGGAGATGCCTGAAAAATTAGATCCCCCACCACAACATCCTATTACTATATCTGGGTATATACCTATTGAAGCAAGTTGTTTTTTTGACTCTAATCCGATAACACTCTGGTGGAGTATTACATGATTTAAAACACTACCAAGTGCATAGTTTATATCCTTATTAGCTGCAGCTATCTCAACGGCTTCACTTATTGCTATACCTAAACTACCATTAGAGTTAGGCATCTCTTTCAAAATTTTTCTCCCCGTCTCTGTTTTCTCAGAAGGGCTAGCAATAACCTCACCATCCATTAGGTTCATCAATATTCTTCTATAGGGTTTTTGTTCAAAACTTATTTTTACCATAAATATTTTACAGTGCATTTTTAGTTGTTTACAGGCAAAAGCAAGGGCTGAGCCCCATTGACCTGCGCCTGTTTCGGTTGTTAGGGTATTAATACCACTTATTTTGTTAAAGTAGGCTTGTGCAATTGCAGTATTTAATTTATGACTGCCTGTTGGGGAGGCTCCCTCATATTTGTAGAATATTTTTGCAGGGGTGTGTAAAACCTTTTCTAAATTGTATGCTCTTTTTAATGGGGTTGGCCTGTATAATTTATATACATCTAATACCTGCTCTGGTATCTCAATATATTTTTCACGGGTGGTTTCTTGTTCAATTAGGTTTTTTGGGAATATCAGATTTAATTCATCCATCTGTGCTTTTTTTGTTGTTACAGGATTAAAAAACAAGGGCTCATAATCATTTAGATCAGCCTGTATATTATACCAGTAATTAGACAAATATTTTAAATCATTATCCAATGTAGCCTCCATAAATTTAGCTTTATTATTTAATATCATATTACCTAAAAAAAGCAAATAACATATTAATATAGATTAATTTCTGGTATAATAAAAAAATGGAGGTTTGACAATGAAGATAAATAAAATTTACCCATTATTGCTATTTATAAGTTTTTTGATATTTCTTAACGCTAATTTTTTATTTGCCAGTATTCTGCCAAAAGTTGTTGTTATTTCAACAGGTGGAACTATTGCAATGAAGCTAGATGAAAAAACTAATAAAGCAGTTCCAGCTTTAACTGGTAAGGATTTAGTAGAGGCTGTGCCACAGATTAAAAATTTGGCTGAGATTGAAGTAATTGAATTTAGCAATATTGACAGCTCTTATATGACGCCTGACCACTGGTTAAGATTATCAAAACTTGTAAATAATACATTAGAGAGAGAAGATGTTAAAGGTGTTGTTATAACACATGGGACAGATACTATGGAGGAGACTGCTTATTTTTTAGATTTAACGGTAGATAGTAAAAAGCCAGTGGTGTTAACAGGTGCTCAAAGAACTGCAACTGATAAAGATAGTGATGGCCCAAGAAATATTTTAAATGCAGTGAGAATTGTTTTATCAAAATCATCTTTTGATAGAGGTGTAATGATATGTATGAATAGCTATATAAACGCTGCAAGGGGGTCAAGAAAAACCCATACAAATAATGTCCAAACCTTTGAATCAGGTGAATATGGAT is a window of Deferribacterota bacterium DNA encoding:
- a CDS encoding TrpB-like pyridoxal phosphate-dependent enzyme, whose amino-acid sequence is MDNDLKYLSNYWYNIQADLNDYEPLFFNPVTTKKAQMDELNLIFPKNLIEQETTREKYIEIPEQVLDVYKLYRPTPLKRAYNLEKVLHTPAKIFYKYEGASPTGSHKLNTAIAQAYFNKISGINTLTTETGAGQWGSALAFACKQLKMHCKIFMVKISFEQKPYRRILMNLMDGEVIASPSEKTETGRKILKEMPNSNGSLGIAISEAVEIAAANKDINYALGSVLNHVILHQSVIGLESKKQLASIGIYPDIVIGCCGGGSNFSGISFPFIADKLNGKDVRAIAVEPMACPTLTKGNYTYDYGDTAKLTPIMKMYTLGHNFIPPAIHAGGLRYHGVSPLLSHIYNKGLIEAVALPQSEVYKAGKLFAETEGIIPAPESAHAIATAIKEANICNEKNISKNILFCLSGHGHFDMSFYEKHINRELEDIDYPDQYIKESLKDLPKIETNNY
- a CDS encoding asparaginase — protein: MKINKIYPLLLFISFLIFLNANFLFASILPKVVVISTGGTIAMKLDEKTNKAVPALTGKDLVEAVPQIKNLAEIEVIEFSNIDSSYMTPDHWLRLSKLVNNTLEREDVKGVVITHGTDTMEETAYFLDLTVDSKKPVVLTGAQRTATDKDSDGPRNILNAVRIVLSKSSFDRGVMICMNSYINAARGSRKTHTNNVQTFESGEYGYLGYVDDDRVIYYNKPVRRLKLPLPEKLAKVDIITMFTGSTGKYIRYAADSGVDGLVVIAFGRGNVNKEVYEAVEYAIKKGLYVVIATRVYYGSVKPVYGVLGGGGSLEKLGAIFADDLTPAKARILLMLALGQTNNREEIQELYYK